A genomic segment from Aegilops tauschii subsp. strangulata cultivar AL8/78 chromosome 1, Aet v6.0, whole genome shotgun sequence encodes:
- the LOC109784317 gene encoding uncharacterized protein produces MADAPLYKQRRRYTRELHDVDLHGNHKLHVVCTSKGEDVDKMLSTLRRKLGEMLVKLVGIDVEYTHYVKPQRAAVLQLCVEKECLVYHISATKDRPMELDKFLMNGEYTFVGFAIEGDKSKLKLSGLEINSDNYIDMQLEWRDPYNKKKFDSLADVAGRMIDIHYHDMKKKINRKEDHTLWGFCPLPEKLIKYAEIDAFATYESWRIIYDVIMGLDRAKRDKEAKQKKNKAIIQYSN; encoded by the exons ATGGCGGATGCACCTCTTTACAAGCAGCGCCGCAGGTACACCAGGGAGCTCCACGACGTCGACCTCCACGGCAACCACAAGCTCCATGTCGTTTGCACAAGCAAGGGTGAAGACGTGGACAAGATGCTGTCCACACTCAGGAGGAAGCTCGGCGAAATGCTCGTCAAACTAGTCGGCATTGATGTCGAGTACACGCACTACGTGAAGCCACAGCGGGCAGCAGTGCTCCAGCTATGCGTAGAAAAAGAATGCCTTGTCTACCACATCTCTGCAACTAAAGACAG GCCAATGgaactagacaaattcctcatgaATGGTGAGTACACCTTCGTCGGATTCGCAATTGAAGGAGACAAAAGCAAGCTGAAGCTATCTGGTTTGGAGATCAACTCCGACAACTACATTGATATGCAGCTGGAATGGAGAGACCCATACAATAAAAAGAAGTTTGACTCTTTGGCTGATGTTGCCGGCAGGATGATAGACATTCACTACCATgacatgaagaaaaaaattaacCGCAAGGAGGACCATACTCTGTGGGGATTTTGCCCACTGCCAGAAAAGCTTATCAAGTATGCAGAAATAGATGCATTCGCAACATATGAGTCATGGAGAATCATCTACGATGTCATCATGGGACTGGACAGGGCAAaaagagacaaagaagcaaagcagaagaagaacaaggctataATCCAGTACAGCAACTAG
- the LOC141027820 gene encoding uncharacterized protein → MAFTNEYKDVEAHGNTKLHVIHTNDKKQVAITLAQYERHLSLQRHKIVGIDLEYNNEPEATQKPALCQLSIGKKHPVLLFQLSAAERCTVFDNFLADPRYTFAGFSIDGDKKRLERVNLEVANFVDIQKEWRVPKATKELDSLGDVSGMLIDDYYNNMKKKITDDEHKLCPTLPLSMRHIEYAAKDAYALYEIWNRITLTQDGLRHAKLEKEEPPKKRARSSWGWGDAEW, encoded by the coding sequence ATGGCGTTCACCAACGAGTACAAGGACGTGGAGGCCCACGGCAACACCAAGTTGCACGTCATCCACACCAACGACAAGAAGCAGGTGGCGATCACCCTCGCGCAGTACGAGCGCCACCTCAGCCTCCAGCGCCACAAGATCGTCGGCATTGATCTCGAGTACAACAACGAGCCTGAAGCGACGCAGAAACCCGCCCTCTGCCAACTCTCCATTGGCAAGAAACACCCGGTGCTACTCTTCCAACTGAGCGCCGCTGAAAGGTGCACCGTCTTCGACAACTTCCTCGCCGACCCCAGGTACACCTTTGCAGGCTTCTCCATCGACGGCGACAAAAAAAGGCTAGAGCGCGTCAATCTAGAGGTCGCCAACTTCGTCGACATCCAGAAGGAGTGGAGGGTGCCCAAGGCAACCAAGGAGTTGGACTCCCTTGGAGACGTCTCCGGCATGCTCATCGACGACTACTACaacaacatgaagaagaagatcacCGACGACGAGCACAAGCTCTGCCCCACCCTGCCTCTGTCCATGAGGCACATCGAGTACGCGGCAAAGGATGCCTACGCACTGTACGAGATATGGAACCGCATCACCCTCACCCAGGACGGGCTTCGCCATGCAAAGCTGGAGAAGGAGGAGCCCCCCAAGAAGCGCGCCAGGAGCAGCTGGGGATGGGGAGACGCTGAatggtga